The Melanotaenia boesemani isolate fMelBoe1 chromosome 17, fMelBoe1.pri, whole genome shotgun sequence genome segment AGCCAACCACCCAGTTCTAATAAGTTCTGTGGATTCAGAGCAATTGTCAAGACActggaaattaaaattttttggTTTATATGCCACGTATAATTCACATCATAATGAAATCTACGATGgactgtccagggtgtacctgcctgtGCCTGTTAAATGCTGCGTAGACTACAGCTTTCccacgacccttaatggacgaagCAGTacagaggatggatggatggatggatggatggaaggaaggaaggagctGCAGCAGTTCTTCTGTCAATGAGTGGACCACCCAGTcatggatggaaaaaaataccATCAAACGCTGTTAAACtggttttgttattaaaatgcTGTGATATATTTTTGGGATCCCACCACTGGACTGTGCTGCATACTGAGAACCAGCCTTCATAGAGCCTCTGTTTTACAGGCCCGATAGACGATTACACCACCTCATACTCGCTGATAACTTTGTCGCTTTGATTTATTGACACCACTTGCATATAATCCCCCCCTGCAACGTCTGTAGCCGCCTTTGCTGTAGATCTACATCCAACAGAGTGGGCGTACGCCACAGTCGCCTCTGTCAGAAGAGACCCTTCATTCATTGAGTCATCGAGGGGCTGGAAGAGCTGGTTCACTCACTCCTGGTCTCTATTGTACTGAACTCCTCTGACTAATACAGTGTTCGCACTGAATTAATCTCCATCATGACTCATGATTGTTTTTTATAACCATCCCTGCTAATgtgacagattttattttaaactctgATTTTATTaccaataataaaatgtttatttgtatatcattAGTTTCTAATTCCTGAAGATAAATCATGTTGCATCATGTGTGTATCTAATGTATGtttccaaaaataaatgaaagaaccTTCCCGCTGAATGGGtgagtaaaagtaaaactgGTTGAGGAAAAAGTTGCAGTTGCACAAGATGAGTTGCTtagtttaatttcctttttttcctctgcgTCTGCTGGAGAGCAGCTCAATCAGCAAGAAGCTTTCTTCATCCTTTCTTGTATGTTTTCTAAGCTCTTCTGTCGTCGATATGTTAGATGTGACATCTCTCACAATAAAGTGGCCAGTTGCTGCTTGAATGAGACAAACTGATTAAGCTGTTTTTCTGGAAATATGAATGTAGCTGTTGGTGAGTCACAGggagccattttgttgtcttttagaTGAGCTGTCAACGGCTCCCTATTCACTCCTCTACAACACTGATGATGACTAATCCTCTTACTAATGGAGCTGCCTGGAAAAGACTAAATCTCAATGGCTCTCTTCAAGTCTCAGTGATATTTTGAATCAAATTTTTGTCTTCACGTTGTGAGAAGCTAGTTTCATTTTGTGCTGCTCATACTGCGATGTAGACTGATCAGGTCACACCACAGCCCAAATGTGTCCTGGATCACCTCAAAATATGACTTAAGTGATTGGATCTGGATGTTTGAGATCCCAGATAACAAAGAATATCTGGCCTCAATAAGACCCATGACTGCCTAAACTCGGCCACatcaccaccagatgtgacCCACAAGTAAATTGCCATAAtctacactaccagtcaaaagtttggacaccctCTCCCGTCAGGTTTAGTGGAAGTGTGTCCAAATATTTGACTTGGTGCATGTCCAGGCAGGCTTCCCATATTAGGACCACTTCTGTCCCACAAAATACTTTCCATAACCCACATCCAGCCCGATAACTGATGTTTGGACCACATGTGGGCCATAGGAGACTTGTCAAATTCCAAGCCAGGCTGGTAACGGACATCTGGTCCACTTCGGGCCCACACAGTGCCGTAGCTAAGTTTAAAAAGTAGTCTGGATTCAGCCCAAACATGGCTGCGATCTGGGATTGTAGTCCAGTCTTTGATGCCAGTCAGTTCTGTTGTCTGTCTACAATATTTTAACTTTAGTTAttgaatctttttttgtttgtttgttttctgaccATTTATCTGCTGAATTTATGAGAATTTTGTCTCTTCTATGCACCgtgttttgttaaattttgttttacaaagttagaaaaataagtaagtaaagtaatttAGTTACTCATGATTTCTTCCACATAAAGCATTAAGCCTACATGACTTTGGAAAATAATCTGAGATTTATCtgaaaaatattgcattttattcttttaaagtcCAGCTTCCATTCAGTGGTAATGCAGAATTATATTTATAACATGAGTTGGAGGATTTCCACATGAGATGACATTAAAATATGAACTGCTCTATATTCCAACGCAATGACACAGTCGCGATACGAACGACTTCACTTACCATCTGCGAGATGGTGTGCATTCAAAactgttgatatccagttgctggcatgcaGAACACACCTGTCACGTGATGTCCTGAGCTGGGAACGTGCCTCAGATAGCAACTGAGCAACATTGACTCCAGGATTGTGCACAATAAATGTCAAAgtaccatcaaaatgagtcagaaccTCAGTGTTTTAACCCTCAGATCCAACAGTagacaaataaatctgaatgaGTTTAAATCTTTGTGGTGGCTCTGGGGTTAAATTGAGGCAGATTTTTGTCTGGTTTAGAAGCATGTGTTTATTGTAAAAGATCTTCAAAATGGTCTaacgttttttttatttcagacatCCAGGGCTCATCATGCAGTAAAGTctagatttaatttattatccttCTCTCTGCAGATACTACTACAACAAGAGGATCCTCCACAAGACCAAAGGGAAGCGGTTCACCTACAAGTTCAACTTCAACAAGCTAGTGCTCGTCAATTACCCCTTCATCGACATGGGATCAGGTATACACATGCATGTTTCTTTTGCACACGTTCACACCGACTTGGGAAATTCTCAGAGCACCGAGCTGAAACATCCTGAGCTTCTCGTTCCAGAAGCATCCATGATTATTTACATGGAGCCGTCAGATTTTAAACTGAGACctaaatcaatcaatcatttTTGATGATTGTAAGTCAGCCAATCAATATATTGTAGTGTGTCAAGCTCCCCCCCTATGAGTCACATTCGTAAGATTGGGACCTCAACAGCAGGGTCCCAAAACAATGGGACACTTTGGATTGAATACTCTGGTActcttcccagtttttgcctgtggaaatgcaaaaaaaaaaatgcgtACTGACCCATACCTGATGGTGGAAACCAGGCTTTACATACTATCTATGTTCACCTTACAAACTTGCTAATGCTAACCTCCTTTATTAACACGCCCCTAATGGAATCCTCTGGTAATAAGTTATAGTATACAAGCATGTATGTGAACAGTTACGCTCAGGACTGAGTTGGTTGAGTACACAAGCACGAGGTTGAAAAGCAAATTTATGCTCGACTTAAATATAGTTAGTAGGTAAAGACTTTGTTCACAGCTGGTTCACGTTAATTTTATAAGGTGGTGGTGTGTATTCTGGGTTTGCATCCATTTGTCTGCGTggtttctgtatgtgtgtctcaGACATCAGTGTGCCACGTCCCAGTTTATCCCTCTCCTCCCTCTTCTGAAGCCGTCTCCCGTTCTGGTTCTGGCCACCCAGTGTAAACACGGCCCATATGGAGCGTTGGATACTGGGTGACATAAGTGCAGCACGAAACTTTAATTATAGCCTGTGTGTGATGTGGCCCACACACTGACATGTTGTGATATTATGGTTTCATATGATGGTTACACACACGCCCACGTCGATCTGGATCAATAGGCCAATGCAGACGTTCAGAAATGTTCGCGccagataaacacacagatGCAGTTTTCCTCTGCTCATCATCACGGACACACACACCGAGTCGCTCAGCAGCACTGGAAAAAACAGAGAGCCCAGCCCATGTTTGTAATGGCAGTATGAGAGACTTTTCCAATATTTAATTCTGGCATGTGCTCAGATGCCAAGAATTTATTGCAGTGCCACAGTCTGGCagaagaaggagaggaggggttGAAGGAGACGGAGGCCGCTATTTTCATTCTGTGTGACCCTCAAACCTGCTGTCAGAggtctctttttttcattttaaggaCTCCAGATTTCTAACCACTAAATGCTATCTTCCTCACAGGTCGAGGGGTCCCCCAGAGTGCCCCTCCGGTTCCGACTGGAGGAACCCACTTCCGTTTCCCCCCCTCCACACCGTCTGAGGTCCTCTCATCCAGCGAGGAGCTGCGCAGCCCGGGGATGTTCAGTAGCGTGGCCCGCCGCATGGCCCGCGGCTCCGTGAGCGACTGCAGCGACGGCACCTCCACCAACTCAGAGCTGGAGGAGGCGGTGGGTGCTGAGGAGAGAGCCTTGGGGCCCGAGCGGGCTTTCAGAGGTCTGCTTCCCCCCCGTATGGCTCATGATTCTCTATTCAGGGTCTACGGAGGGGGCCCAAACCCAGCTGGGCTCCCCAGATCTGCACCTAGGGTCCACCCAGAGCCTCTGTCCCCCTTCCCTGTTTCCCCTCTGCCTGGTCCTGGAGGTCTGCTAGCTCCGACTCTGTCCCCAGCCTTGTCCATGACTCCCACCCCCCACCTGCCCTACACTCCTTCACCCTCTCTGCCTTCTCCCATGAGCTCCCATTTCTCCTTCAACCCAGAGGATATGAAGCACTACCTGCAGGCCCACACCCAGTCCGTCTACAACTACCACCTCAGCCCCCGAGCCTTCCTCCACTATCCTAACATAGTCATCCCTCAGCCTCACCGCCCCACTCCAGAGAAACCAGCCGCCCATCACCTCCACGCGCCCCCCATGTCCCTCTCTCACCCCCTCAGCCAGCATCCGGGAGGCGGAGACGAAGGCCACCAGCACCCGTCACCGTTCAAGTTCAAGCTGCAGCCGCCTCCACTCGGGCGCAAGCAGCGTGAAGCAGGAAGCTTGCTGGCGgccacttcatcctcctcttcctccatccagTCCACCGCATTCACTGGTTCTGGTCCGATAACAAGCTCCGCCCTGTCAGGAGGGCCTCCGAAGATTAAGGTGAGTCCTGATCAAAGGTGACCAAAGAAGCCAAAAGTTTTCAAAAGTAACATTACTCCAATAACATTACTCAAGTAGAAGTGAAAAGTCATCCAAGAAATTATTTAAGCACAGAGTAACTGTGTGATTTCAATGCTTCAGAAATGGTGGAAATCACTTATATTGTCAATAATAtctcaggaacggtagtgtgaAAATCCGGGGAGTAGATTGTGCTGGAcagcttaccctttaggtgatctacagaagttttccaggcatttatatcccatccaggaggtttacaatccagccacaaaatgtagaaTTTATTCAGACTCTTTATGGTAactccacaatgatccatgataacatcattatttatcacgttttcatcataaaaaagatcactatcactactatgctgctaagagacctctattttgcccttcaaagtctgcttttttctcaattctgcagcatgtacaggacaaatTTTGGTTCTCTCAAACCTCAGTGAGATGAATTACAAGAATATAAgctaataaacaaaataaaacgtGTGCTATtactaagtaaataaaacatcataATAAATAGAGAAGGCAAATTACAGTCAGTGCAATATATGTTTATGGTTATAGTTCAAAAGAAGAAGATTGAGTTCGCTTATGGGCCAgttaaagtgattaaagtggctgtgtgcttgttcctgagggtgtaaaaagttCAAGTGCTGATGGCGGGGTGTCAGAgtcctgggtgtgtgtgtgtgagtgtgtgtgtgtttgtgtggaaggGGGGCAGAACAGGGGGAAATTTCAGCATCCTGACGGCCTGGTGGATAAAGCTGTCCCTCAGTCCTGGCCCGCAGGCTccttcctgatggcagcaggttgaagaagctgtgtgatgggtgggtgggtgggtctCTCACGATGCAGAGGGCTTTACGAGTGAGGCGAGAGGTGTAAATGGTTTGCagggagggaggagagaggCACTGACGATCTTCTTGGCTGCTCACGGTGCATTGGAGGGTCTTCCTGCAGAACGTGGAGGAGGCGCTGTACGACACTGTGATGCCGCTGATCAGGATGCTCTCGGTGGTGcctctgtagaaggtgcacATGATAGGAGGCGGGGCTCTAGCTTTCCTCATTTTGAgaaggaagtagaggcgctggttggctttcttggccagtgatgtggtattgatggtccaggagaggtcccCTGTGACGTGCATGCTGTTGGCGCgttctcctgaagtccacaacaatcTCCTTTGTCTTCTCCACATTCAGTGAGATTGTTTTATtgataaaataatgataaaaaccacttcctgtcagaccttccaccaatcagagagcttaaattgacattaatgtccaatcaggagcagccaaagatcaaccagtgagcagaaagttctatgtgtgtctaaaaagaagaaaaacaatgctcctctatggctggaataaagccaagataacgtttctgatgcacggtggcgccacaaagcagctgagctggagttggtttagtgaggatagcaggtaaatattagcagaaataactggaaatgaggaaaaagtggaaacatggaaatagtttctgttgtgtgtttgtttcaataacaatattttttctcctgaaagccaagacttgagagaatgatgttcagatgagaaaaggcttggtcactacatgcatttctacattttaaaaaactggCTTTTGGTTCTAAGACTTAATACAAGTCTCTGCAAGTAGTTTTGTCAACATCGACCAATCATTTTTTATAGCCATGGATCTTCAGGACCGCCTCcatctgcaggtcaaacactCCTTTTCTTACAACATTCCTCCTTGATTTTAACACTGAAACAAAGGCATCCATGTTGGTCTCTCAGCCAGCTCTGACTTTCTGTAGGAAAGTCCTGCCAGTTAACTTGACACcacagacaggaagctgcagccatctttactcgTTCATGGTAGCATATGGGTCATGTGACTGCACGACTACCTTTGATTGGTCAAACTGGCGCGATCTCTGAAAACATGAAGCAAATGTAGTTGAATAATTGGTGAAAAACAGTAACGACAAATGTTTCTTCGCAAATTTACTCAAGTaaagtgaaaaatgtgtttaagagtcatttttttccccaaaaaaaGTTACTCAAGCAAATGTAACTTGTTTCTAGCCACCTCTGGTCCAGAGTGAGGATAACTCTGAAAGTTTAAGAAAATCTGAGCCAAATCGTAAATAACCTGTAAAATACTCTTCTTCTGTAGGTGGAGCCTATATCAGACTTGTCAGAGGAAGACGTGGAGGTAACGGACATCAGTGAGGAAGATGAGCTGAAtcacaatgatgatgatgatgatgaaagtgACATCTTCGCCTCGGCAGCTCACCGCCATCACCAGGCCAACGGAAGGAGCAGGAGCCCCTCTGCTCCTCATGCTCCTCACATCAACCCAGATGACGACGACGACGAAGAGGTCTTTAAAACTCCCGCCACGCCTCCTCTCAGCGGCGGCCCGGCCTTCCCTCTGATCAGCCTGAAGAGCGAGCCGGGCACAGTGGCAGCGGCGGCGGCTCCCATCAGCCCCGGAGGCACGCGATGCATCCCGCTCAAGCTTCGTTTCAAACGCCGCTGGAGCGAAGACCAGAGGATGGAGGCAGACGGAGAaagggaggaggcagaggacaagAAAGTGAGGgctgagggagaggaggaggaggcgggaAGAAGAGGGAGCGAGGTGGAGaatggaagaggaggaagaggagggggtgTTATCCTGGGGCTGATGCTGCCGCCGGCTCCGACCCAACGCAGGGCGAGCTCGGAGCTGCAGATCGCAACGGCCCAGCTGTCTCTggaaaacaccagctgctgagTCACACAACGGCCCAGATCCTGACGGATCTATCCAGCGCTAGTACACGTAGCAGGCTCGGCACAAAAGCTGAAAGCGCGATCCGTTTTGTTCTCTTTGAACATGGATTTATATCATATGCAGGAAACTACTTCTTTGTGCAATAATTAAAGGAGCTTTTGGCCCTTAAATTACTCaacagaacaaaatattttccttcAAGTGACATATCTGCATGTTCACTGCAgagcaaagaacaaaaaaagatggCGGACGCCTTTCAGCTTTTGTTGCCACATCGTGGTCAGTACAGTCAGCAGGTGGCTGCTTGGTGTTAAAACCATGAGCGTAGACATGTGGCCTCTAATGTACAGTAAGGAAACACCTTTGTGCCCCAGCAGCTCGTATTCCTGCTGCCACTTTAACACTAAGAGGCTGGACAGACTGAAGCCCCGTTTATGAGATTACAGAGCGCCTCGTGTCTTCGTAGTGCCAGTTTTGCCCACATCATGAGAGATTTCAGACTAATGTACGAAGTAGATGGCGAggccttgtttttatttccccgTTTCTTCTGTTTCCTACTTGTTTGTACTCACCGGGAAAGACGGACGGATCCTGACGTTACTGAAGACTTTTAACAGCCCTGATAGAGATTATAGAAGTGCCTCTCTGTCTGCACCCATCACCACGTAGATGTTTACAAGATGGCGGGCAGCGAGTTTAAAAACAAGACGTGTAACTGTGGAGGATGTTACGCTCCGAAgagggatttttattttaactcatgtatagagaaggaaaaaagaaagttgttttttttttttgttgttgttgtttttttttctgggaaaCAACTTGGACACTAAGAGGCCAGACGGagcttcctcctcatcctcacctccTTCACTACAGTGTATAAAGACTTGAAACGAGGATGACAAACCGAAGATGGATGACCCGAATCGTGGGTggcattttattaacatttgttAGCCAGCAAGTGAACTTGACTGTCCTGTACAGCAGAACCAGGAAAATATCTGAGGAAGCCCCCACTCCCCTCTCCTCTTACTCCCCGCCATCTTTTCCTTTCTCCTCACATGTCGTAGAAATGAGGAAGCAGCTCCCAGCAAAGCCTGTAATTACCCACACGCTTATTTGCAAGGGGAGGGGAGTGCGTGGAGCCAACAGGCCTCGAGGAAACGGAGGCCGCCTCGGCTTTTCTGTGACTTAGCACAATCTTTGTGGGAGGGGGGAGATTTAAAGGTTTGAGGGCATTTGTAGTGTTTTTACCCTCAAACACAAAGATCAACAGCTCTCATCTCTGCATTCCCCTGTTTCATTTTTCATGAAAAGACTCTTTTCTTTCTATTAAAGGACATTTTTGCCTCTTGAAGACAGTATTTTAGGGCATTTGCAGTGATCTGAGGGCCGCTTGTGTTTTGCATAAAATAACCAAAATCTGTGATCATGTGATGTTTTGAGAAGCGACGATCAAAGCGAACCCATTTGTTTAGGGGAGAACGGGAACCATGAAATTATCCTAACTCAGGCAAACCTtcattgacatttaaaaaaaaagttatttttatgacattttattgatgaactttaaaaaaaatacaaaattgtgCCCGTTTTCATTGAACATCTCTAAATAAGATTGTGCCTTTTTATCAAGTACCCCCAGCTAAAtgtattaacacacacacacacaatgccttctgcttttgtaaaagagACAAAGCAAAtctacacatatatatattttattcaaatataTATTGAATTCAAATATTATATTTCAATACGGTCATTTGATACAGATCAGGAAAAGCCTATTTTTAATGGTAAAGATGTGTATATATTCTAATGGGCATATTATTACCAGTATAATTCAGCCTCTGCCTTCTCACTCTTGCCTTCTCTCGACCGTCGAGCTGCGTTGATGAAGGCGCCGGTGTCagagttttatatttatattgtaaGAATAAGTGATGGATAAACGAGCGAGAGTTGGGTCGAACCGTATTTACCTTCTTCTCTGgcgtgtttgttttaatgtccgTGCAGTGGCAGCTGAGCCGGGTGGAGTTAAATCACTTCGTCCTGCTTCATGCACGCCACCCGCCTCCAATCTAAACTCCTAAATTGTTTGCAGCCGCCTTTTAACTCAGATGTGAAGGTTGCAGGTTGAAGTTGGCCGGCGAGTTCTGATATGGTTGGACTTTGGTTTGAACGTGAACAgcgtgtgtttatgtgtgtgcaggGTTCACACGCATCCATGGACACGCTGTCCTGGTTAAAGGGAGGCTTTACTGTGGCTACGATGAAGGGAAACCTGACATCAGACTCCATCTCTGGAGTAGATGCCTAACCAAAGAAACTACACACACATCAAGGAAACGGCATCACCAAACCTCAGAGCGACCGGGGACTTCCCGTCATCTGATTCCAgtcagggtgtgtgtgtattctcTG includes the following:
- the erf gene encoding ETS domain-containing transcription factor ERF encodes the protein MKTPVDTGFAFPEWAYKPESSPGSRQIQLWHFILELLRKEEYHDVIAWQGDYGEFVIKDPDEVARLWGARKCKPQMNYDKLSRALRYYYNKRILHKTKGKRFTYKFNFNKLVLVNYPFIDMGSGRGVPQSAPPVPTGGTHFRFPPSTPSEVLSSSEELRSPGMFSSVARRMARGSVSDCSDGTSTNSELEEAVGAEERALGPERAFRGLLPPRMAHDSLFRVYGGGPNPAGLPRSAPRVHPEPLSPFPVSPLPGPGGLLAPTLSPALSMTPTPHLPYTPSPSLPSPMSSHFSFNPEDMKHYLQAHTQSVYNYHLSPRAFLHYPNIVIPQPHRPTPEKPAAHHLHAPPMSLSHPLSQHPGGGDEGHQHPSPFKFKLQPPPLGRKQREAGSLLAATSSSSSSIQSTAFTGSGPITSSALSGGPPKIKVEPISDLSEEDVEVTDISEEDELNHNDDDDDESDIFASAAHRHHQANGRSRSPSAPHAPHINPDDDDDEEVFKTPATPPLSGGPAFPLISLKSEPGTVAAAAAPISPGGTRCIPLKLRFKRRWSEDQRMEADGEREEAEDKKVRAEGEEEEAGRRGSEVENGRGGRGGGVILGLMLPPAPTQRRASSELQIATAQLSLENTSC